The following is a genomic window from Verrucomicrobiota bacterium.
CATGACGCGCGGCTGGCCGTGGTCGAGGGCGAGCAGGATGGCGCCGAACGTCGTCTGGAGCTGCGTGTGCTTGTAGAGCTGGTTGAGCACGACGCGGGCGATCTCGCCGCGCTTGAGCTCGATGACGATGCGCATGCCATCTCGGTCCGACTCGTCGCGCAGGTCGCTGATGCCCGTAATCACCTTGGAGTTCACCAGCGAGGCGATCGTGTCAATGAGGTTCGACTTGTTGACCATGTAGGGGATCTCGGTGACGACGATGTACTCCTTGCCGCCACGGGCCGGCTCGATGCCCGCGCGGGCGCGCACGGTCATGCGGCCGCGGCCGGTCTCGTACGCCTCGCGGATCCCCCGGCGCCCGACGATGAAGCCCCCCGTTGGGAAATCGGGCCCCGGCATGATCTGCATCAGGTCGGACACCGACACGTCGGGATCGTCAATGTAGCGCTTGATCGCCTCGGCCAGCTCAGCGACGTTGTGGGGCGGGATATTGGTCGCCATGCCGACGGCGATGCCTGTGGCGCCGTTGGCGAGCAGGTTGGGGAACTTGCCCGGGAGCACGGTCGGCTCGGTGCGCGTACCGTCGTAGTTGGGCACGTAATCGACCGTATCCCGCTCGATATCTTCCATGAGCACCATGGCCGCATGCGTCGAACGCGCTTCCGTGTACCGCATCGCCGCAGGCGGGTCGCCGTCGATGCTGCCGAAGTTGCCCTGGCCATCCACGAGCATGTAGCGCATCGAGAACGTCTGCGCCATGCGCACCAGCGTCGGGTAGACAACCTGTTCGCCGTGAGGATGGTAGTTGCCCGACGTGTCGCCGGCGATCTTGGCGCACTTGCGGTAGCCGCCGCCGGGACGCAGG
Proteins encoded in this region:
- a CDS encoding DNA gyrase subunit A, encoding MYTRNERVVQRDIEDEMRESFTTYAMSVIISRALPDARDGLKPSQRRILVAMRDLNLRPGGGYRKCAKIAGDTSGNYHPHGEQVVYPTLVRMAQTFSMRYMLVDGQGNFGSIDGDPPAAMRYTEARSTHAAMVLMEDIERDTVDYVPNYDGTRTEPTVLPGKFPNLLANGATGIAVGMATNIPPHNVAELAEAIKRYIDDPDVSVSDLMQIMPGPDFPTGGFIVGRRGIREAYETGRGRMTVRARAGIEPARGGKEYIVVTEIPYMVNKSNLIDTIASLVNSKVITGISDLRDESDRDGMRIVIELKRGEIARVVLNQLYKHTQLQTTFGAILLALDHGQPRVM